From Humibacter ginsenosidimutans, a single genomic window includes:
- a CDS encoding Fur family transcriptional regulator, which yields MVGSEAPGPSGALGPARVGRVHRYRSVVLDALGRCTGPTSAQDLYTLIRSDGARVGLATVYRELHALALERRIYEIRIGTEAAYQLTATDVLVCDHCGRTEEIARRSRVAPELAEFFTGGSPIAVHGRCRNCTQC from the coding sequence GTGGTCGGCAGTGAAGCGCCGGGACCGTCAGGGGCGCTCGGACCGGCACGCGTCGGTCGCGTACATCGCTATCGATCCGTCGTTCTCGATGCGCTCGGGCGCTGCACCGGCCCGACATCCGCCCAGGACCTCTACACCCTGATCCGGTCCGACGGAGCGCGCGTTGGCCTGGCGACCGTCTACCGCGAGCTGCACGCCCTCGCACTGGAGCGGCGCATCTACGAGATCCGCATCGGCACCGAGGCCGCCTACCAGCTCACCGCGACGGACGTGCTGGTCTGCGACCACTGCGGGCGCACCGAGGAGATCGCGCGACGTTCCCGTGTCGCGCCCGAGCTGGCGGAGTTCTTCACGGGCGGCTCACCGATCGCCGTGCACGGACGATGCCGAAACTGCACACAATGCTGA
- a CDS encoding cytochrome c oxidase assembly protein: MSEGLSGSTRSSLLLGLALILPVVAVIVAVVLLGGQPYRALDRGVPGIETSMTSAVLHLVVAVAGTVCIGGLFYGAFIRTRLGPRRLSADPSTDFGVVRWAAIVWASAAVALIPVDAADANGEPLSKLLDPGALPYLVQASYLPAAWIVVALLVGFVFVAAVFATSWQSLAGLLVPAIVALLAPLLVTQVLVGPNHDFGSDATILGAPAQAIWFGATVVMALRVWRGPRPSPAAVGRFRLAWATCWLVTSASGVVVMMFELAGSSPLASRTGMLMLVQFGLLLVLALCALPSVARWGRPDSASLLVRAAPLTVGLFVMAAYVGIDVIRSRIPPPQYFVPTSIMQLFFGYNANATPTPLALAFDWRPNILFLVMAAVGCTAYLFGVTRLRRRGDVWPIGRTVAWLAGWIVIVLTTSSGIGRYSNAAFSIHMVLHMCLNMIGPLLLVLGGAVTLALRATTAHPERRYAGPHEWVTGLLNWRFSRGLYNPLFVFVRFIGSYYLLYLTGLFAQALRYHWAHQVMNVEFLVVGYMFYGLVIGVDHTPRPLPHIGKLGLVLAAMPFHAFFGVVVMMSSTVIAKEFYQYIDAPWMHDLHADQYLGGGIAWAAGEIPLLFVVIVLVTQWARQDERQARRTDRTIDKGLDDSFSAYNEMLSRLAQREDQAPRAAQAAANTAPVTEERR; encoded by the coding sequence GTGTCTGAGGGTCTCTCCGGCTCGACACGCTCTTCGCTGCTGCTCGGGCTCGCGCTGATCCTCCCGGTCGTGGCTGTCATCGTCGCGGTCGTGTTGCTCGGCGGTCAGCCCTACCGTGCGTTGGACCGCGGCGTTCCCGGTATCGAGACGTCGATGACGAGCGCCGTTCTGCACCTGGTGGTCGCTGTGGCCGGAACGGTGTGCATCGGAGGCCTGTTCTACGGTGCGTTCATTCGCACGAGGTTGGGTCCGCGGCGGTTGTCAGCGGATCCAAGCACGGATTTCGGTGTGGTCCGGTGGGCCGCCATCGTGTGGGCGTCCGCCGCGGTCGCTCTGATCCCTGTGGATGCTGCCGACGCCAATGGTGAGCCGTTGTCAAAGCTGCTGGATCCTGGTGCGTTGCCTTATCTGGTGCAGGCGTCGTATCTTCCGGCGGCGTGGATCGTCGTCGCGCTGTTGGTGGGCTTCGTCTTTGTGGCTGCCGTATTCGCGACCAGTTGGCAGTCTTTGGCGGGTTTGCTGGTGCCCGCGATCGTCGCCTTGCTCGCTCCGTTGCTGGTGACGCAGGTTCTGGTGGGGCCGAACCATGACTTCGGCAGCGACGCCACGATTCTCGGTGCACCTGCTCAAGCGATCTGGTTCGGCGCCACGGTGGTGATGGCATTACGGGTTTGGCGGGGGCCGCGCCCCTCGCCGGCCGCCGTCGGGCGGTTCCGTCTGGCCTGGGCGACCTGCTGGCTGGTGACGTCGGCGAGCGGCGTCGTGGTCATGATGTTCGAGCTTGCCGGAAGCTCGCCATTGGCGTCGCGGACGGGCATGCTGATGCTGGTGCAGTTCGGGTTGCTCCTCGTGCTCGCACTGTGTGCGTTGCCGTCGGTTGCGCGGTGGGGGCGACCGGACTCGGCTTCCCTTCTCGTACGTGCTGCGCCGTTGACGGTCGGGCTGTTCGTGATGGCCGCGTATGTCGGAATCGATGTCATTCGTTCGCGGATTCCGCCTCCGCAATATTTCGTGCCGACCTCGATCATGCAGTTGTTCTTCGGCTACAACGCGAACGCGACGCCCACACCGCTCGCGCTGGCTTTCGACTGGCGGCCGAACATCCTCTTCCTCGTGATGGCCGCGGTGGGTTGCACGGCGTACCTGTTCGGTGTCACGCGATTGCGGCGGCGCGGTGACGTGTGGCCGATAGGGCGAACGGTGGCGTGGCTGGCCGGATGGATCGTCATCGTGCTGACGACGTCATCGGGGATCGGGCGGTACTCGAATGCCGCGTTCAGCATCCACATGGTGCTGCACATGTGCCTGAACATGATCGGCCCGCTGCTGCTAGTGCTCGGCGGAGCGGTCACCCTGGCGCTGCGGGCGACAACGGCGCATCCGGAACGCAGGTATGCGGGACCACATGAATGGGTGACCGGTTTGCTGAACTGGCGATTCTCGCGCGGGTTGTACAACCCGTTGTTCGTGTTCGTCCGGTTCATCGGCTCGTACTATCTGCTCTACCTCACGGGCCTTTTCGCGCAGGCGCTGCGCTATCACTGGGCGCACCAGGTGATGAACGTGGAGTTCCTTGTCGTCGGGTACATGTTCTACGGCCTGGTGATCGGCGTTGACCACACGCCACGGCCGCTGCCGCACATCGGCAAACTCGGGCTGGTGCTGGCGGCGATGCCGTTCCACGCGTTTTTCGGCGTGGTCGTGATGATGAGCTCCACGGTCATCGCCAAGGAGTTCTACCAGTACATCGACGCACCGTGGATGCACGATCTGCACGCCGACCAGTACTTGGGCGGTGGAATCGCGTGGGCGGCAGGTGAGATTCCGCTCCTGTTCGTTGTGATCGTGCTGGTCACCCAGTGGGCCAGACAGGACGAACGGCAGGCCCGGCGTACTGATCGCACGATCGACAAAGGACTGGACGACAGCTTCTCCGCCTACAACGAGATGCTCTCCCGCCTCGCCCAGCGAGAGGACCAGGCTCCGCGGGCAGCTCAGGCTGCTGCGAACACCGCACCCGTGACTGAGGAGAGACGCTGA
- a CDS encoding C40 family peptidase, giving the protein MTSTPSPTDTDDPTAVPTAGDDDSADDADSDADDEVSDALENAVDKAQAAVDAAQTVKDGATDDYDAARTAYRSAKALDASTTKISASATKAAKAAAAAFLVALQQGHSDSTTTTLGALLDDGPSGGNLLQRLTAANQLGSMHGPLATLAARAASTAKHADAARAAATQAHAALEAIPLAEKSAAKKAAASAVDAAQSALDAATDAMLAESDGDTDTDFIDDFGLDSGVQTDPGPDDSGGGFTPNATQVAGAIAFAEAQLGKPYATDGAGPDSWDCSGLTKAAYLAAGIDIGAHFVPAQLSVMRSEGRLLPFNDRERGDLIFWQGDDGSFPHVAIYLGHNMILAAPQLGESVTIEPMWTSATEHLYDLVGRPSGTP; this is encoded by the coding sequence GTGACGAGCACGCCGTCGCCGACGGACACCGACGATCCGACCGCCGTACCGACTGCCGGCGATGACGACTCCGCTGACGACGCCGACTCCGATGCAGACGACGAGGTGTCCGACGCTCTCGAGAACGCCGTCGACAAGGCGCAGGCCGCAGTGGATGCCGCCCAGACGGTGAAAGACGGCGCCACCGACGACTACGACGCGGCCCGCACCGCCTACCGAAGCGCCAAGGCACTGGATGCCTCCACGACGAAGATCTCGGCGTCGGCGACGAAGGCCGCCAAGGCCGCGGCCGCCGCGTTCCTGGTGGCACTGCAGCAGGGCCATTCCGACTCGACGACCACGACGCTCGGCGCTCTACTGGACGACGGTCCGAGCGGAGGCAACCTTCTCCAGCGCCTGACCGCCGCGAACCAACTCGGCAGCATGCACGGACCGCTTGCCACGTTGGCGGCGCGCGCGGCGTCCACCGCTAAGCACGCGGATGCCGCCCGAGCCGCCGCGACACAAGCCCATGCCGCCCTCGAGGCAATCCCGTTGGCCGAGAAGAGTGCCGCGAAGAAGGCTGCAGCGAGCGCCGTCGATGCCGCCCAGTCGGCACTGGATGCCGCGACGGACGCGATGCTGGCGGAATCGGACGGTGACACCGACACCGACTTCATCGATGACTTCGGGCTTGATTCGGGCGTGCAGACCGACCCGGGCCCGGACGACAGCGGCGGTGGCTTCACCCCGAACGCTACGCAGGTCGCTGGGGCGATCGCCTTCGCGGAGGCGCAGCTCGGAAAGCCTTACGCCACCGATGGCGCGGGACCCGACTCGTGGGATTGCTCCGGGCTGACGAAGGCGGCGTATCTGGCAGCGGGCATCGACATCGGCGCACACTTCGTGCCCGCCCAACTGTCGGTCATGAGAAGCGAAGGACGCCTCCTGCCCTTCAACGATCGTGAGCGCGGCGACCTGATTTTCTGGCAGGGAGACGACGGGAGCTTCCCGCATGTCGCCATCTACCTCGGCCACAACATGATCCTCGCCGCACCCCAACTGGGCGAGAGCGTGACGATCGAGCCGATGTGGACATCAGCGACCGAGCATCTCTACGACCTGGTCGGCCGCCCATCCGGCACGCCATGA
- a CDS encoding heavy metal translocating P-type ATPase: MSSETMHHPDPLTVEESFELDLGGMTCTACAVAIERKLNRLQGVNASVNYATERALVTGLPVADASEAIAAVERAGYTAAVHDPEDDEWSRRAAAVRLSSLRRRLTVSALLTIPLCDLTILLALVPDYRFPGWEIVCVLLAVPIVTWAAWPFHKATLRNLRYGSLSMDTLISLGAAVSFLWAIGAMIFAPSESPGFWLGFGRTPAGAQSIYLDVAAGMITFQLAGRYFETRSRRRAGDVLNAIASLAVKDARILAEDGTERIVPIGELRPGQLFVVKPGEVVAADGIVDDGRSTIDASAMTGESLPVEVGPASPVTGGTLNSSGRLVVAAQHVGANTKVAQMAALADAAQRRKAGVQRFVDRVSAVFVPVVIGLALIVGVVWALAGATPGQAVSNAIAVLIIACPCALGLATPTALMVGVGRGGQLGILIKGQDALEASGRIDTVVFDKTGTITTGTMQVDSVHTVAGWHQTEVLPMVAAVETGSEHVIAKAIMAALNPESPAPAATGFRALPGLGARALVQGRDVIVGNKALMASSGLPVPSVLEDAAVSSAHTASGNSTQVFAAVDGAVIAVIRVRDEIKPSAAPAVTLLKQMGLKTVLLTGDTAAAAQTVGNAVGVDAVIDEVLPEQKAARIEQLQAEGRRVAMVGDGINDSAALATANLGLAVVTGTDIAMKSADIILVRDDLRTVVDAIRLSRKTLGTIRMNLVWAFGYNIAAIPLAAFGLLNPLIAAAAMALSSVFVVSNSLRLRSFEPTN, encoded by the coding sequence ATGTCGTCAGAGACGATGCACCACCCCGACCCGCTCACTGTCGAGGAATCGTTCGAGCTCGATCTGGGCGGCATGACGTGCACCGCGTGCGCGGTGGCGATCGAGCGCAAGCTCAACCGTCTTCAGGGAGTGAACGCTTCGGTCAACTACGCGACCGAGCGGGCACTGGTGACAGGGCTTCCGGTTGCTGATGCGTCGGAGGCGATCGCCGCAGTCGAACGCGCCGGCTACACCGCCGCCGTCCACGACCCGGAGGACGATGAGTGGTCGAGGCGTGCCGCGGCGGTGCGGTTGTCGTCGTTGCGGCGTCGCCTGACCGTCTCTGCGCTGTTGACCATTCCGTTGTGCGATCTGACGATCCTTCTCGCCCTGGTTCCGGACTACCGGTTCCCGGGCTGGGAGATCGTGTGCGTGCTGTTGGCGGTGCCGATCGTGACCTGGGCGGCATGGCCGTTCCACAAGGCGACGCTGCGGAACCTGCGCTACGGCAGTCTGAGCATGGACACCCTGATCTCGTTGGGTGCGGCGGTGTCGTTCTTGTGGGCGATCGGGGCGATGATCTTCGCCCCGAGCGAGTCTCCGGGGTTCTGGTTGGGGTTCGGTCGCACTCCTGCGGGTGCGCAGTCCATCTATCTGGATGTCGCCGCCGGGATGATCACCTTCCAGTTGGCCGGCCGCTACTTCGAAACCCGTTCCCGACGCCGAGCCGGCGACGTGCTGAACGCCATCGCGAGTCTTGCGGTGAAGGACGCCCGGATCCTGGCGGAGGACGGCACGGAACGCATCGTCCCGATCGGCGAACTCCGACCGGGGCAACTGTTCGTGGTCAAGCCCGGCGAGGTCGTCGCTGCCGACGGTATCGTCGACGACGGCAGGTCCACGATCGACGCCAGCGCGATGACCGGCGAATCGTTGCCCGTCGAGGTGGGACCGGCCTCGCCGGTCACCGGCGGCACGTTGAACTCGTCCGGTCGTCTCGTCGTGGCCGCGCAACACGTGGGGGCGAACACGAAGGTCGCGCAGATGGCGGCCCTTGCGGATGCCGCGCAACGACGCAAGGCCGGTGTTCAACGCTTCGTCGACCGGGTCTCGGCCGTTTTCGTCCCCGTCGTGATCGGGCTGGCCCTGATCGTCGGGGTCGTCTGGGCACTAGCTGGTGCCACCCCGGGTCAGGCGGTCTCCAACGCGATCGCCGTGCTGATCATCGCCTGCCCGTGCGCCCTGGGCCTTGCCACACCGACCGCCCTGATGGTCGGTGTCGGCCGTGGCGGCCAGTTGGGCATCCTGATCAAGGGACAGGATGCCCTGGAAGCCAGCGGCCGGATCGACACTGTCGTGTTCGACAAGACCGGCACCATCACCACCGGCACCATGCAGGTCGACTCGGTGCACACGGTCGCCGGCTGGCACCAGACGGAGGTCCTGCCGATGGTAGCCGCGGTGGAGACCGGCTCGGAGCATGTCATTGCGAAAGCGATCATGGCGGCTCTCAACCCGGAATCGCCGGCGCCTGCAGCGACCGGGTTCCGGGCGCTGCCGGGACTCGGAGCACGCGCGCTGGTTCAGGGCCGCGATGTGATCGTCGGGAACAAGGCTCTGATGGCATCGTCGGGCTTGCCCGTGCCATCGGTGTTGGAGGATGCTGCTGTATCGTCGGCGCACACCGCGTCGGGAAACTCGACGCAGGTCTTCGCCGCTGTCGACGGAGCTGTGATCGCGGTGATCCGGGTTCGTGATGAGATCAAACCCAGCGCCGCACCGGCTGTGACGTTGCTGAAGCAGATGGGGCTGAAGACGGTCCTGCTCACCGGCGACACCGCCGCAGCAGCCCAGACAGTCGGCAACGCTGTCGGCGTGGATGCGGTGATCGACGAAGTGCTGCCGGAACAGAAGGCCGCCAGGATCGAACAGCTCCAAGCCGAGGGCCGACGGGTGGCCATGGTCGGCGACGGCATCAACGACTCCGCCGCGTTGGCCACCGCGAACCTCGGATTGGCGGTGGTCACCGGTACTGATATCGCGATGAAGTCCGCGGACATCATCCTGGTCCGCGATGATCTGCGCACGGTGGTGGATGCCATCCGGCTGTCCCGCAAGACGCTGGGCACGATTCGGATGAATCTGGTGTGGGCGTTCGGCTACAACATCGCCGCGATCCCGCTCGCCGCTTTCGGACTCCTGAACCCGCTGATCGCGGCAGCGGCGATGGCGCTCTCCTCGGTGTTCGTGGTCTCCAACAGCCTGCGGCTTCGTTCCTTCGAACCCACGAACTGA
- a CDS encoding metal ABC transporter permease has translation MTGVQSVHAALGDFLTSPTVHTALIVGGFVAVVTGVVGVFTVMRGQSFAGHALADLGAVGGSGAFLVGISQLWGFVGAGILAALLMELIGIRRIQGRDVATGIVFGFGLGLTALFLYWDTTIGDSSNAAVSVLFGSLFVIDPGVIPTVVVLSVLALVIVVAIYRWLLIESLDRDLAIARGVPVRLAGILFLVALALAVELSALTIGAILSTALLIGPAATALLLTRRFGVAVLIAAGLAVGTTWIGCLVSYESYYWSSRHDNWPVSFCIVALVFVTYLAVRAGSALRRRSMSAAALRDGVPTAETAV, from the coding sequence ATGACCGGCGTGCAGAGCGTGCACGCCGCGCTCGGCGACTTCCTCACCAGCCCGACCGTGCACACCGCGCTGATCGTCGGCGGCTTCGTGGCCGTCGTCACCGGAGTCGTCGGCGTGTTCACGGTCATGCGCGGACAGTCGTTCGCCGGCCACGCGCTGGCCGACCTGGGCGCGGTGGGCGGCTCCGGCGCCTTCCTCGTCGGGATCAGCCAGCTGTGGGGCTTCGTCGGGGCGGGCATCCTGGCGGCGCTCCTGATGGAGCTGATCGGCATCCGCCGCATTCAGGGCCGCGATGTCGCCACCGGGATCGTCTTCGGCTTCGGACTCGGCCTGACCGCACTGTTCCTGTACTGGGACACCACCATCGGCGACTCCAGCAACGCGGCGGTCTCCGTGCTGTTCGGATCCCTCTTCGTGATCGACCCCGGCGTGATCCCGACCGTGGTCGTGCTCAGCGTGCTCGCCCTCGTCATCGTGGTGGCGATCTACCGCTGGCTGCTCATCGAGTCGCTCGACCGTGACCTCGCGATCGCGCGCGGCGTGCCGGTGCGGCTCGCGGGCATCCTGTTCCTCGTCGCGCTCGCGCTCGCCGTGGAGCTGTCCGCGCTGACGATCGGCGCGATCCTGTCCACCGCCCTGCTGATCGGCCCGGCGGCGACCGCCCTGCTGCTGACCAGGCGCTTCGGCGTCGCCGTGCTGATCGCCGCGGGGCTGGCCGTGGGCACGACGTGGATCGGATGCCTGGTCTCGTACGAGAGCTACTACTGGTCGTCCCGTCACGACAACTGGCCGGTGAGCTTCTGCATCGTCGCGTTGGTCTTCGTGACCTATCTCGCCGTCAGGGCGGGAAGCGCGCTGCGTCGTCGGTCGATGTCGGCCGCCGCGCTGCGCGACGGCGTCCCCACCGCAGAGACGGCGGTGTGA
- a CDS encoding metal ABC transporter ATP-binding protein, giving the protein MSRADRGADVPGGVVSARGIRVVLSGKEILDGVDLAVAPGEFVGLIGANGAGKTTLLRVLLGVLKPSAGTVSRPRRGGAVSGIGYLPQKVALDPDAPLRARDVVALGADGGRLGPPLRSATLRRRVEETLQAVGASQFADQRIGELSGGQQQRVLLAHALISEPALLLLDEPLANLDPGSAHDIVLLLDELRRRRNVAIVMTAHDMNVLLPVMDRIVYLAAGHAVTGPPDQVVRTETLTRLYGRPVRVLRAEGRVMVLADDEAPQLPEAAHHRQPFDEPADRVGT; this is encoded by the coding sequence GTGAGCCGGGCCGACCGCGGGGCCGATGTCCCGGGCGGCGTGGTGTCCGCCCGGGGCATCCGCGTCGTGCTCTCCGGCAAGGAGATCCTCGACGGGGTCGACCTCGCGGTGGCGCCGGGGGAGTTCGTCGGCCTGATCGGGGCGAACGGCGCCGGCAAGACGACGCTGCTGCGTGTGCTGCTCGGTGTGCTGAAGCCGTCGGCCGGAACAGTCTCGCGACCGCGGAGGGGCGGCGCCGTAAGCGGCATCGGCTACCTGCCGCAGAAGGTGGCTCTCGACCCGGATGCGCCGCTGCGCGCACGCGACGTGGTGGCGCTCGGTGCTGATGGCGGCCGGCTCGGACCACCGCTGCGCTCCGCGACGCTGCGTCGCAGGGTCGAGGAGACGCTGCAGGCGGTAGGCGCGTCGCAGTTCGCCGACCAACGGATCGGTGAGCTCTCGGGGGGCCAACAGCAGCGGGTGCTCCTGGCGCACGCCCTGATCAGCGAGCCGGCCCTGCTGCTGCTGGACGAGCCGCTGGCGAACCTCGATCCCGGCAGTGCGCACGACATCGTGCTGCTGCTGGATGAGCTGCGTCGCCGCCGGAACGTCGCGATCGTGATGACCGCGCACGACATGAACGTGCTGCTGCCCGTGATGGATCGCATCGTCTACCTCGCCGCCGGCCACGCCGTCACGGGTCCGCCCGACCAGGTCGTGCGCACCGAGACCCTGACCAGGCTGTACGGCAGACCCGTGCGGGTGCTGCGCGCCGAGGGCCGAGTCATGGTGCTGGCGGACGACGAGGCACCGCAGCTGCCGGAGGCGGCGCATCACCGACAGCCCTTCGACGAGCCCGCCGATCGGGTCGGGACATGA
- a CDS encoding metal ABC transporter permease produces the protein MFAPFMINAWAAGTIVALIAGAVGFFVVLRGNSFLAHAVPHGAFAGAAGAVLIGVDPLIGLGVFAAAGALTISALGRRARSDVITALALSMMLGLGAFFLSRSSEYSAEVFALLFGQILGVASIEIVPMLVLGALCVLAIVVLYRPLLLASVLPDMAASQGVSTQWLSVCFGLILACATTMSVPIVGALLMFALLVGPPAAARLITRRPATAIALSIVLAVATVWASIALAYATDWPVGFFVTAVSALLYLLGRLTAWRMRTRGGPAAAETDAAVEVGERATV, from the coding sequence GTGTTCGCGCCCTTCATGATCAATGCCTGGGCGGCCGGCACGATCGTCGCCCTGATCGCCGGTGCCGTGGGGTTCTTCGTCGTGCTGCGCGGCAACTCCTTTCTGGCGCACGCCGTTCCGCACGGCGCGTTCGCCGGCGCCGCCGGCGCGGTGCTGATCGGCGTCGACCCGCTGATCGGGCTCGGCGTGTTCGCCGCCGCCGGCGCCCTGACGATCTCGGCGCTGGGCCGGCGTGCGCGCAGCGACGTGATCACGGCGCTCGCGCTGTCGATGATGCTCGGCCTCGGCGCGTTCTTCTTGAGCCGGTCCAGCGAGTACTCGGCCGAGGTGTTCGCTCTGCTGTTCGGGCAGATCCTCGGCGTCGCGAGCATCGAGATCGTGCCCATGCTCGTGCTCGGAGCGCTCTGCGTGCTCGCCATCGTGGTGCTGTACCGACCGCTGCTGCTCGCCTCGGTGCTGCCCGACATGGCCGCGTCGCAGGGGGTGAGCACGCAGTGGCTGTCCGTGTGCTTCGGGCTGATCCTGGCGTGCGCGACCACGATGAGCGTTCCGATCGTCGGAGCCCTGCTGATGTTCGCCCTGCTCGTGGGCCCGCCCGCCGCAGCGAGGCTTATCACCCGACGTCCGGCCACGGCTATCGCGCTGTCCATTGTGCTGGCGGTTGCGACGGTGTGGGCATCCATCGCGCTGGCGTACGCGACTGACTGGCCAGTCGGATTCTTCGTCACCGCGGTCAGCGCCCTGCTCTACCTGCTCGGCCGCCTGACGGCGTGGCGCATGCGAACCAGGGGCGGCCCGGCGGCGGCTGAGACGGATGCGGCCGTCGAAGTCGGAGAGAGGGCGACGGTCTGA
- a CDS encoding CobW family GTP-binding protein, with amino-acid sequence MASNELDRLPVIAVTGPLGAGKTTVTNHLLRRVGARLGVVMNDFGAINVDAALVTGQVDEMAAISGGCLCCLPDSGGLDDALAKLAHPRLRLDAVLVEASGVADPVALARLIRFSGVDRVRPSGVVEVVDAVNLDAADAGADASNRYRASTLVVITKTDLLEPATRDSVVERIRDRVRRANPDAEIVVAPHGSVDPQLVFDAAREEEPADELPLARLVRDDHAGAHHEHAHSASVVASGPVSPSALIDLLEHPPAGAYRLKGRVGVLTPGGVRGYAVNLVGGLIHVARMAAPPRPAGELVAIGLRLDEAVAGARLHDVLATPATRPDPAGLRRLQRYRRLSD; translated from the coding sequence GTGGCGTCCAACGAACTAGACCGCCTCCCCGTGATCGCCGTCACCGGGCCGCTCGGCGCGGGCAAGACCACCGTGACGAACCACCTGCTGCGCAGGGTCGGCGCACGCCTCGGGGTGGTCATGAACGACTTCGGCGCCATCAACGTGGACGCCGCGCTCGTGACCGGCCAAGTCGACGAGATGGCGGCGATCTCCGGCGGATGCCTGTGCTGCCTCCCCGACTCCGGCGGCCTCGACGACGCCCTGGCGAAGCTCGCCCATCCGCGTCTCCGGCTGGATGCCGTGCTCGTCGAGGCGAGCGGCGTGGCCGATCCGGTCGCGCTGGCCCGGCTCATCCGCTTCAGCGGCGTCGACCGGGTGCGCCCGAGCGGCGTGGTCGAGGTCGTCGATGCCGTCAACCTCGACGCCGCCGACGCGGGCGCCGACGCGTCGAACCGGTACCGAGCGTCGACGCTCGTCGTGATCACGAAGACCGACCTGCTCGAGCCCGCGACGCGCGACTCGGTCGTGGAGCGCATCCGAGATCGGGTGCGGCGGGCCAACCCGGACGCCGAGATCGTGGTGGCGCCGCACGGATCCGTTGATCCGCAGCTGGTGTTCGACGCCGCGAGGGAGGAGGAGCCGGCCGACGAGCTCCCGCTCGCGCGACTGGTTCGCGACGATCATGCGGGTGCCCACCATGAGCATGCCCACTCGGCGAGCGTCGTCGCCTCCGGCCCCGTCTCGCCGAGCGCCTTGATCGACCTGCTCGAGCATCCGCCGGCGGGGGCGTACCGCCTCAAGGGCCGGGTCGGCGTTCTCACGCCCGGAGGCGTGCGCGGCTACGCCGTGAACCTCGTCGGCGGGCTCATCCACGTGGCACGCATGGCGGCGCCGCCGAGGCCGGCCGGTGAGCTCGTCGCCATCGGACTGCGGCTGGACGAGGCCGTCGCTGGAGCCCGACTCCACGACGTGCTCGCGACGCCGGCGACCCGTCCCGATCCCGCCGGCCTGCGCCGTCTGCAGCGCTACCGCCGCCTCAGCGACTGA
- a CDS encoding metal ABC transporter solute-binding protein, Zn/Mn family yields the protein MSIKRRAVALGLVAVAVAVALSGCTDSANAGSGKIVVVGAENEYSDVAAQIGGKYVDASAIMSNPNTDPHTFEASASVAKELSTAQLVVQNGVGYDDFMAKLEKASPNKDRKVVVAQDVLGLPDDTKNPHLWYDPKTMPAVAEKIAADLGAIQPSHKAYFQSRLAAFNDSMKTWTDALSTFKQSYADTPVAVTEPVADYMLEAAGIDVKTPWSLQAAIMNDTDPSPQDSAAQDALFTGKKIKVFLYNQQVTDSITSHFLKLSHDNDIPVVGVYETMPTGYTYQKWMQAELDALQSAITSGTSTEKL from the coding sequence GTGAGCATCAAGAGAAGAGCGGTGGCACTCGGCCTGGTCGCGGTCGCGGTGGCCGTCGCGTTGAGCGGTTGCACGGACTCCGCCAATGCGGGCAGCGGCAAGATCGTGGTCGTCGGCGCGGAGAACGAGTACTCCGACGTCGCGGCGCAGATCGGCGGCAAGTACGTCGACGCCAGCGCCATCATGAGCAACCCGAACACCGACCCGCACACGTTCGAGGCCAGCGCAAGCGTCGCGAAGGAGCTCAGCACGGCGCAGCTGGTGGTGCAGAACGGCGTCGGCTACGACGACTTCATGGCGAAGCTGGAGAAGGCGTCGCCGAACAAGGACCGCAAGGTGGTCGTGGCGCAGGACGTGCTGGGCCTGCCCGACGACACGAAGAACCCGCACCTCTGGTACGACCCCAAGACGATGCCCGCCGTTGCCGAGAAGATCGCCGCCGACCTCGGTGCGATCCAACCGTCGCACAAGGCCTACTTCCAGAGCCGGCTGGCTGCGTTCAACGACTCGATGAAGACCTGGACCGACGCGCTGTCCACGTTCAAGCAGTCCTACGCCGACACCCCCGTCGCGGTCACCGAGCCCGTGGCGGACTACATGCTGGAGGCCGCGGGGATCGACGTGAAGACGCCGTGGTCGCTTCAGGCGGCCATCATGAACGACACCGACCCGTCGCCCCAGGACTCCGCGGCGCAGGATGCCCTGTTCACCGGCAAGAAGATCAAGGTGTTCCTGTACAACCAGCAGGTCACCGACTCCATCACGTCGCACTTCCTGAAGCTCTCGCACGACAACGACATCCCCGTCGTCGGGGTCTACGAGACGATGCCGACCGGCTACACGTATCAGAAGTGGATGCAGGCCGAGCTGGATGCCCTGCAGAGCGCGATCACGTCGGGCACCTCGACCGAGAAGCTGTGA
- a CDS encoding heavy-metal-associated domain-containing protein: MITNVSVSGMSCEHCVNRVRGELLAVSGVSAVEVSLETGAVTIESGEALQLSAVRDAVVEAGYELVGV, from the coding sequence GTGATCACGAACGTGTCTGTCAGCGGTATGAGCTGTGAGCATTGCGTCAATCGTGTGCGCGGCGAGTTGCTGGCCGTGAGCGGGGTGAGCGCTGTCGAGGTGAGCCTGGAGACGGGCGCCGTGACGATCGAGTCCGGTGAGGCGCTGCAGCTCTCGGCCGTCCGCGACGCCGTGGTCGAGGCCGGTTACGAGCTGGTCGGTGTCTGA